CGTCCTTGAACTCGTCGGGCAGCGGTCCGGCGCCGAAGGTCTCGGCGTTGTGCGGCTCGTCGCACGGGACGTACTTGTCGAAGTTGTAGGCCTCGGAGACGTCGTCGTGGCTGAGGTTGCGGCACTTGCCCACCTCGGGCAGCGCGGTCGAGTCGACCTGCTTCGGGTCTTCGCCCTCTGCGGCAGCCCGATCGCCGCCGCACCCGCTCAGCGCGAGAGCGGCGAGCACCACGATCAGAAGAGCAACGGACGTCGTACGTCGCGGGGTATGGCCGATCACGGGGGTCGACTCTACTTGCGGGGGTATGCGCGAGCCGAAATCCAGTGGGACCCGTCCGCGAGAGGAGCGGGTGAGACTCGGTGCAGATTCGGGTGAGCCCGACACGGTGGAGTCGGTGGTGGCGGATGATCCGCCCCGGTCGAACCGCTCGGCCGGACGTGAGATGAGGAGACACCATGAACACCGTGATCACGAGGGCGGCCATGACCGGTTTCGCCTCTGTCGCCATCGCCGGTGGCGCCCTGCTGGCATCCGCCCCGGCAGCCCAGGCGGAGGCGGCGAAGGACGTCACCGCCCAGGCGCACGGCTGCCCCTCGGGCGCGGTCTGCGTCTACCCCGGCACCGGGTGGAACGGCGACATGCCGGAGCACGTCTACTACTCCTACGGTGCCCACAACCTCTCCAACGAGCACGGCGACCACCGGGTCTACAACAACCAGACCGGCGGCGCGACCGCGCGCACCTGCACGGGTTACGACGGCACCGGCGACTGCGAGGGGTTCCTGGGATCCGGCTACTACGTGGACAAGAACCTGACGGCCTACAACTCGATCGTCCTGGTCAGGCCGTGATCACTGCGGCAAGCGTCGCGCCCAGCTCATAGGCGGCCTCGACGTGCGCATCCTCGACGTCCCCCAGGACGTCGAGGATGTCGTAGGCCTGGGTCCAGTCGAGCGCGCCGACGATCGACTGCACCGAGCGGATGGCGCCGGTGGTGTCGTAGCGGCCGTGGACGTAGAGGCCGTAGGGGCGTTTGGCGGTCTCTCCCGCTGACTCACCCGCGCCCCCGGAAGGGTCGAGCGCACCACCGACGGCGAGGAACGTCGAGTCGAAGAAGTGCTTGAGCGCACCCGACATGTAGCCGAAGTTGGCGCTGGTGCCGAGCACGTAGCCGTCGGCGGCGAGGACGTCGTCGGCGGTGGCCTCCAGCGCGGGGCGTACGACGACGTCGACGCCGTGGATCTCGGGATCGTTGGCACCCGAGACGACCGCGTCCGTCAGACGTTGCAGGGAGCGGGTGGGGGAGTGGTGGACGATCAGCAGGCTGGCCATGCTCACAGCCAACCATTGTTGTCGGCTGTGAGCACCCGTCCAGGCGTACGGCCGAGACTCGGGAGGCGCCTCTGCTCGGGCGTCTCTCGATCCGAGAAGCCGGGTGGCCGCGGGGGAGTGCGTGTAACCGTTCTGTTATGGTGACGGAGTCATGTTGCGCAGCCTCCTTCTTAGCTGCCGCAGCGGGGTCTGAGAAGCCGGACTCCCTCGCTGCGGAGGTTCGACGTGCGCCGGCACTCTCTCCCATCTGACGAGGATTCCGCATGACCAACCTGAGCAACTCCAGCAATCAGCAGAAGCCGTCGGGGATGCCCTTCGAGCGCTACACCGCGTTCGTGCCCGTCGACGTGCCCGACCGCACCTGGCCGGCGCAGAAGATCACGAAGGCTCCGCGCTGGCTCTCGACCGACCTGCGTGACGGCAACCAGGCCCTGATCGACCCGATGACACCGGCCCGCAAGCTGCGGATGTTCGAGCTGCTCGTCGACATGGGCTACAAGGAGATCGAGGTCGGCTTCCCGAGCGCGAGCCAGACCGACTTCGACTTCGTGCGCAAGCTCGTCGAAGAGGATCGGATCCCCGACGACGTACAGATCTCGGTGCTGACCCAGGCACGCGAAGACCTCATCGCACGCACCGCGGAGTCGCTGGCCGGCGCCCCGCGCGCCTCGATCCACCTCTACAACGCCACCGCCGAGCTGTTCCGCCGGGTGGTCTTCCACGTCTCGCCTGCCGAGTGCATCGGCATCGCGGTGCGCGGCACCGAGATGGTGATGAAGTACGCCGAGGAGCACATGCCGGAGCTGATCGGCACCGAGAAGTTCGGCTACCAGTACAGCCCGGAGATCTTCACCCAGACCGACACCGACTACGCGCTGGAGATCTGCGAGCGGGTCTCCGACGTATGGCAGCCGGAGGCCGGTCGCGAGATCATCCTCAACCTGCCCGCCACGGTCGAGATGTCCACCCCCAACACCTACGCCGACCAGATCGAATACTTCGGTCGCGGCCTGACCCGTCGTGAGCACTCCGCCATCAGCCTGCACCCGCACAACGACCGCGGCACCGCGGTCGCGGCCACCGAGCTCGCCCTGATGGCCGGCGCCGACCGCGTCGAGGGCTGCCTGTTCGGACACGGTGAGCGCACCGGCAACGTCGACCTGGTCACCCTGGGCATGAACCTCTTCTCCCAGGGCATCGACCCGCAGATCGACTTCACCGTGGGCGGCGGCATCGACGAGATCCGCCGCACCGTCGAGTACGTCACCAACATCTCGGTGCACCCGCGCCACCCCTACGCCGGCGACCTCGTCTACACCGCCTTCTCCGGCTCCCACCAGGACGCCATCAAGAAGGGCCTCGAGGACCTCGACCGTCTGGCTGCCGAGCAGGGCAAGGACGTCGGCGAGATCCCGTGGGAGGCGCCTTACCTGCCCATCGACCCCAAGGACGTCGGCCGCACCTACGAGGCCGTCATCCGGGTCAACAGCCAGTCGGGCAAGGGCGGCGTGTCCTACCTGCTCAAGACCGAGCACTCGCTCGACCTGCCGCGCCGCGCGCAGATCGAGTTCAGCCGGGCGATCCAGCAGCACACCGACACCGAGGGCGGCGAGATCAGCGCCGACAACATCTGGTCGGCCTTCTCCGCGGAATACCTCGAGCGCGAGGAGCCCTACGCCCTGGAGAGCTGGTCGTCGGTCACCGACGCCGAGGGCGGCGACGAGCAGAGCGTCGACCTGCGGGTCCGTGGCGAGGTGCGCACCTACAAGGGTGTCGGCAACGGCCCGGTGGCAGCGTTCGTCGACGCGCTCAAGGACGCCGGCGCCGAGATCCGGGTGCTCGACTACGCCGAGCACGCGCTCTCTGCCGGCGGTGACGCCGCCGCGGCCGCCTACGTCGAGTGCGAGATCGCCGGCGAGATCGTGTGGGGCATCGGCATCCACGAGAACATCGTCACCGCATCGCTGCGGGCCGTGGTCTGCGCCGCCAACCGCGCGCAGGCGGTCACGATCCCGAGCGTCTGAGAAGCATCTCGTCGGGGCCCGTTCGCGGGCCCCGACGGGCTATTTTCCGAACAGCTCGGCGTCCTTCTTGACCTCGTTGTAGGCGCTGGACCCGATGTTCTCCCGCAGCTCCTTGGCCGACTCGCGGATGGCGTCGGAGATGATCTCGTGCACGCGCGGGTCGGCCAGGCCCTCGTCGGCCAGGCGCAGCACCGTGTCGGCGACGAGCCGGACGATGTCGTCGTGGAACGGCAGATACTTCAGCTTGCCCACCGCCTGGTCCTGGCGGATGAGATCGATGATGAGCGCGTCGATCTCGGAGCGGTTCTCCTCGATCGCCGAGGAGATGTGGCGGGTGTAGTTGCCGGTCTGCACCACGGCGATGACCTCGTCGAGCACGGCGACCGTGATCGGCTTGCGGATCGCGTTGACGATGGCGCCGGAGAACCTCCCCACCACGTACGCCGAGATGCGGTCGCCGAACGCGCGGTCTGCCGCGCGGGCCAGCCTCATCAGGATCAGCACGATCCGGAGCAGCCGCAGGCCGCGGAAGGCCGGGCTGGCGGCGACCCCGAGCGGGATCATGCCGAGCAGCTCGTACCAGTAGATCATCGGGAACTTCCAGCCGAGCCCCGAGCGGATCCAGCGGGCCACGAACTCGACCGCGAAGATGCCGCAGACGACGTAGTCGGCGACGGCCACGCGGTCGTACCAGACCTGGGAGACGTCCCAGAACGAGACCCACACCACCGCTGCGACCGAGACGATCGCGAGCACCAGCATCAGCCAGTCGACGATCGTGACCGGCGGCGTCGGCGCGGCGCCGGGGTTGCGGTCGTCGTGGCGCCGGTCGGCGCCTCGGTCGGTGGCTGCTGTGCTCATGAGCGGCACGATATGAGACGCATCGTGCGGAGCCCGTCAGCCACACGCGTCGTTGCCGTGATGTGGCTCAGCAACCGTCGGCGTACACATAGCAGCGCAGCCGTGGTTCGGCCGGCACCTGCGGTGCTCCGGCGATGTTGAGCACCGGGACCGGCACGGTCGCGACCTTGGGCGCGGCCTGCAGCAGGAGCAGCCGTGCGGTGTCGGGGTCGGTCGCGTCGAAGTAGGGCATCACAGGTTGCGTGCAGGTCGACCGGTCGACCCGAGCCGGCTCGGCGGGGCCACGGTGGTCGAGAGCGTCGGTGATCAGGGCGTACGCCACCGGGTCGGTGACGCCGACCAGGACGTGCTCGCTGGCCGCGGTGGGGCATACGTCCTGGATCGCGACGTTGGTGATGTCACCTTCGCCGGTGCGCAACGACGAGGACGATGCGGCTGCGGAGTGGTTGGGGGTGACCACTTCGTCGAGACGGGTGTAGACGACCGTGTAGGAGATCCCGGCAATGGTCTCGCTGCGGCTGTTCAGGGCGTCCATGAACGCGGCCTCGTCCCGCTGCTGCCAGACCGCGGGCGTGCACGTGGTGACCCCTTCGACGCACTCGGCGAGCGCTGTGGTGCCGTGGTTGGAGGGAGCGACCCCGATCACGTCGTCGATCATCGCGCGCGTGTCCGGCCAGAAGCGGAGCACCCACCGGATGCTCATCCCGCCCTGGCTGTGGCCGAGCACCGAGATGTCGCGGCCCGCCCGTCGATGAAGCGTGCGCACGGCGTAGGTCAGATGCTCGGCGGCGATCTGGATGTCGCCGAGGGTGTTGTGGGGCATGGTCACCCAGCACCAGGCGCGGCCCTGGGCGTTGAAGGCCTTGACGTAGGTGGCTCCGAAGTTCTCCTCCGGGGTCACGCTGGTGGCCGGGTTGAGCAGCACGGGCGTCGGACCCGTCGTCGGATCACCGTGGCAGGTCAGTGCGTCGCGAAGCTTCTCGCGTGGCACCGTCAGGGAAGGACCGGGACGGTCGAGCGGGGCGTAGACCTCATCGGTCGCCGCGCGGGCCGGTGAGGCCGGGGCGAGCGCGAGGAGGGCAAGGGCCAGTGCCGCGGCCAGGACGAGGACCAGCGGACGCCGGACGGTCGGATGCATATTCCGATAACGCCGAGGCGTGAGGCAGGTTATGTGGGCGGCTGAGGGCACAATGTCCCTGTGCCCCTCTACCGCGACGAGGCGATCGTGCTTCGCACCCACAAGCTGGGAGAAGCCGACCGCATCATCACCATGCTCACCCGCGAGCACGGACGGGTGCGTGCCGTGGCGAAGGGCGTGCGGCGTACGAGCTCTCGGTGGGGGTCGCGGCTGGAGCCGTTCACCCACGTCGATCTCCAGTTC
The sequence above is drawn from the Nocardioides albertanoniae genome and encodes:
- the leuA gene encoding 2-isopropylmalate synthase — its product is MTNLSNSSNQQKPSGMPFERYTAFVPVDVPDRTWPAQKITKAPRWLSTDLRDGNQALIDPMTPARKLRMFELLVDMGYKEIEVGFPSASQTDFDFVRKLVEEDRIPDDVQISVLTQAREDLIARTAESLAGAPRASIHLYNATAELFRRVVFHVSPAECIGIAVRGTEMVMKYAEEHMPELIGTEKFGYQYSPEIFTQTDTDYALEICERVSDVWQPEAGREIILNLPATVEMSTPNTYADQIEYFGRGLTRREHSAISLHPHNDRGTAVAATELALMAGADRVEGCLFGHGERTGNVDLVTLGMNLFSQGIDPQIDFTVGGGIDEIRRTVEYVTNISVHPRHPYAGDLVYTAFSGSHQDAIKKGLEDLDRLAAEQGKDVGEIPWEAPYLPIDPKDVGRTYEAVIRVNSQSGKGGVSYLLKTEHSLDLPRRAQIEFSRAIQQHTDTEGGEISADNIWSAFSAEYLEREEPYALESWSSVTDAEGGDEQSVDLRVRGEVRTYKGVGNGPVAAFVDALKDAGAEIRVLDYAEHALSAGGDAAAAAYVECEIAGEIVWGIGIHENIVTASLRAVVCAANRAQAVTIPSV
- a CDS encoding esterase/lipase family protein, which gives rise to MHPTVRRPLVLVLAAALALALLALAPASPARAATDEVYAPLDRPGPSLTVPREKLRDALTCHGDPTTGPTPVLLNPATSVTPEENFGATYVKAFNAQGRAWCWVTMPHNTLGDIQIAAEHLTYAVRTLHRRAGRDISVLGHSQGGMSIRWVLRFWPDTRAMIDDVIGVAPSNHGTTALAECVEGVTTCTPAVWQQRDEAAFMDALNSRSETIAGISYTVVYTRLDEVVTPNHSAAASSSSLRTGEGDITNVAIQDVCPTAASEHVLVGVTDPVAYALITDALDHRGPAEPARVDRSTCTQPVMPYFDATDPDTARLLLLQAAPKVATVPVPVLNIAGAPQVPAEPRLRCYVYADGC
- a CDS encoding flavodoxin family protein — protein: MASLLIVHHSPTRSLQRLTDAVVSGANDPEIHGVDVVVRPALEATADDVLAADGYVLGTSANFGYMSGALKHFFDSTFLAVGGALDPSGGAGESAGETAKRPYGLYVHGRYDTTGAIRSVQSIVGALDWTQAYDILDVLGDVEDAHVEAAYELGATLAAVITA
- a CDS encoding ion transporter, which translates into the protein MSTAATDRGADRRHDDRNPGAAPTPPVTIVDWLMLVLAIVSVAAVVWVSFWDVSQVWYDRVAVADYVVCGIFAVEFVARWIRSGLGWKFPMIYWYELLGMIPLGVAASPAFRGLRLLRIVLILMRLARAADRAFGDRISAYVVGRFSGAIVNAIRKPITVAVLDEVIAVVQTGNYTRHISSAIEENRSEIDALIIDLIRQDQAVGKLKYLPFHDDIVRLVADTVLRLADEGLADPRVHEIISDAIRESAKELRENIGSSAYNEVKKDAELFGK